GAAACACGGCCGCCGTGATGGGCTTGCGGTACTGCCTGGCCACGGCCGTGAGGCGGCGCACCACCTCGTTCACGCGCTGGTAGCGGAAGGCCCGCCACGAGGGGCTAGCCTCGGGGTATTGCACTTTATCGATATCCTCGCCGTATTCGGCCGTGTAGGCGGCCTTGCACACCGGGCAGTAGCAAAAGTCGTATTCGGGCAGCTCGCTGGTTTGCACAATGCCGTACTTGGCCCACAAGTTGACGGGCAGAATAACGTCGCAGAACCGCACGTAGTCGAGGTGAATGCCGTCGATGTAGTCTTTCTTGAGCGCGGCAGCGTAGTCCTGCTCCAGGTACTGCTTCACCTCCTCGCGCGAGGGGCACAGCCAGCGGTAGTAGTCGACGTAGGGCGGGTGGGTGGCGCACGACTCGCCCTTGCGGCTCACGGCGTACCACTCGGGGTGGGCGGCCAGCAGCGTCTTTTCGCCCCGGTTCATGGTCCAAATCCAGCGGTGGGCTTCTAGCTTCTGGGCCTTGGCGGCGCGAAAGTGCCGCTCGCTGTCGGCCTCGAAAAAGATGCCGCGCACGCCGGCTTCGTAGTATTTGCGGTAGCGCTCGGCGAGCTGCGCCTCGGTGTCTTTTTGGTCGGGATTGGTCCACACCCAGTGCTTCCAGCCGGCTTTGGGTGCGCTGGCGGCGGGGAGCGCAGCCTGGGCGGCGGCCGGCAGCAACGGTGCGGCCAGCCCCAGGAGCAGGCTGTTTTGAACGAATTTGCGGCGATTGGTCATGGTTTCAGGGTTTCAATTAATCCTTCGTCGTTGATGCGAATGGCAGCGTAACCGTCCGCCGTAAGGGTGGCCGTAAACTGGTAGGGCGTGGCTGCCAGCGCCAGCTGGCTTACTTGCTTATCGACCACCGCCTGGGGCGCAAGCTTCAACTCGGCCAGGCTAGCGGCGTAGTGGCCGGTACGCTCCCGAAACTGCTGCTGGCGGTAATAGACCAGCCACAAATACTGCTTGCGCAGCTCGGCCGCGGGCAGCTGCCAGGCGGTACCGGCCCGGCGCGTAAACTGCAGGTAGCCCCAGCGCTCGGGGTAGTGCATGTTGATAACGCCCTGCGGCGACCACACCCAGTTGTGCTCGGGCAGGTCCTTGCCAGCAGCATCCTGCACTTTTACATTCTTACCTCCCGCCGCGCGCGTGTCCCACTCCACCCGCGAGAAATTGATGCGCCACAGCGTGCCCTCGGTGGGCGGCTGCCACGGAAAGCCCATGCGCACGGCCTTCAACGGAACGGCCATTTCTACGGTCCAGCTCTGGTCCTGGTCCCGGGGCTGGTTAAGGGTACCCGCCAGGGCCACGCCCGAGCGCAGGCCGGGCACGTCCCAGCTGATGAGCGCGTCGCCCTTGTCGCGGTAGGGCTTGGGCAGGTAGAGGTCGAAAATCTTGTTCAGGGCATTCACCTCAACCTCGAAGTATTGGTGTGCGTTGTTGTCGGGGTCGATAAACACTTCAAAATCATTGTCTTTGTAGATAATATCGTCGTGGTGCGTTTGATAGGCCCAGAGTTGCGGCTCCTGCAAAGTGGCGGCAATGAACAGCGTCGAGTCGTTCCAGAGCATTTTCACCCGCGTCTGAAAGGCAGGCAGTGGCTTCTTAGCGCCTTCGATATCCACAAAATCAGTGGTCCAGGGGGCTCTTTGCCAGTCGCTCTCCTGTAAGTGGCCGTCCATTGTCAGCCGCTGGCTGGTGTGCTGCACTACGTAGCCCAGCGGCGGCGTAAACAGATTTTCCAGGCCCTGAAACGGCATTGTTTGCGCACGCAGAGGAAGGGCGGCGCCCAGCCCCAGACTCATAAAAAGGGTAAGCGGCAGTTTCATGTTGCACAAGGTGCCGGGTGGCAAGTCGTTATAAAAAGTGAGGCTTTACCCCAGGCTCGCCCGGAATAAAGCCTCACCTACCAAAGAGTACGCGGCAGTTACTTATCCCACCACACGCGCGAGGTGAGCAGGTCGCCACCGTTCAGGCTAGCCACGCCCGACGCATACCCGGCGGGATTGTTACCAATCTCAGTAGCCGGATAAATCATGCGGCGCGGAATGGTACCATTGGTCACGTTGCCGGGGTAGTTCACCGGCGTCAGCACGGGGTAGCCCGAGCGGCGCCAGTTAGTCCAGGCCTCAATAAAGTTGAACGTGGTGCAGGTTTCCAGCCAGTACTGCTCGTTTATCTGTTGCAGCGGGTTGGCCGCGCCCAGGGGGTTGGCCGCCACGAAGGCCGTAATGGTAGCCGTGGGGATGGCGGCGTTGGTGCTGAACTGGCCCAGCGATTCCAGCGCGCTGCGCAAGCCATTGGCGTAGTGCGTAGCGGCATCGGCACCCACGCTCCAGCCGCGGCTGGCGGCCTCGGCCAGCAGCAACTCCGTTTCGGCGTAGGTCAGCAGGTAAATGGGTGCATTGCGCTGAATGTACACTTGCAGGCGAGGACGCGAGTAGTTACCCAGCGGGGCCTGGTCCGAGCCACTGCCCGTGGGGCCGGGGTAATCGGCGCGCTTGCGAATGTCATTGGCACCACCCGTCAGGTCATAGCCATTGGGCAGGCCGCGCTGCAGGCTGGGCGTGTTGTCGCCGGGTAGCGCCTGGTTGGCGTTGTTGCCGGCGCCGGGCTGCGGTATCTCGGCGATGGCGCCCAGGCGCGGGTCGCTGGTGTTGCGCAGGTAGTCGATGATAGTTTTGCTCCACTTCACCTCCCGGAAATCGTCGGTCGTCAGCAGTGCGTTAGTCGTGGCATTTTGCGTATCACCGTAGCTGATGTCGGTTTTCACGATGGCGTTGTCCGAGGTACCCGTCATGGTGCCGGCGGCGGCAGCTTTCTCAGTGTAGGTTTTGGCCAGCGCGGGGTTCACCTTGGTCATGCGCATAGCCACGCGCACCATCAGCGAGTAGCCTAGCTTCTTCCACTGCGTCACGTCGCCACCGTAGAGCAGGTCGCCGGTCGCCTTAGCCCCGGTACTGTTTAGGCTGGTGATGGCCGCATCGAGCTGAGTCAGCAGGGCGGGGTAAATATCCTGCTGCTTGTCGTACTGCGGCGTCACGATGCCCGAGGCTGCCTGCACCGCCTGCGAATAGGGCACGTCGCCGTAGGTGTCGGTGATGCGCTGGAATATCATCACCTTCATAATATTGCTGATGGCGATGACGTTGGCATAGCGGGTTGCGCTCTGCGCATTGGCCACGCTAATAGCCTGCTGCAGGCGGCTGAGGGCCGTATACCCCTGGCTGAAGATGAGCGCCTGGTAGCCCGTAAAGCCGCCGGCGTTCACGTATTTATCGCCGTTGCCGTAGTAGTTGAACGTGCTGGCTAGGCCCTGAATGGCGGGCGCCTCATACAGCAGCTGCCCGTAGCCGGTGTTGGCAAAAGTCAGCTCGCCGTCGGTGAGCAGGTAGTTGGGGTCGAGGTTATTAGCCGAGGCGGCGTTAGGATTGGTATTTATCTGGTCGAGGTATTTCTCCGAGCAGGAAGAACCTCCCAGCAAGGCCGCCAGCGCAATAAACGGAATTAGCTTTTTCATAGCGTTGCTTACTTAAATTTTACGTTGAGGGTCACGCCATACGTGCGGGCGAAGGGCAGCGAGCCGCCTTCTACGCCGGCATAGGCCACCAGCGGCGAGATGGTATTCTCAGGGTCAATGTTGTCGGTGTGCTTCAGGATGGTGAACAGGTTGCGGCCCACCAGCGACAACGTAATATCCTGGAAGGGTGTGTGCGACAACACGCTCTGGTTGAAGGTATAACCTAGCACCACCTGCCGGAACTTGATGAAGCTGCCGTCGAGTACCGACAGGGCCGACACGTTGGCCGCCAGCTGCGGGTAATAGATGTAGGCCGGCACCGAAACTGCATTAGCGGCGCCGGTTTCCGTAACGCCAGTGGCTACGATGCCATTTTCACGGCCGTTCAGGGTAGCCTGGTTCAGGCCACGGGTGTAGGAGTAGTACTCGGTAGCCGATAGAATTTTATTGTTGAACCGGAAGTCAATCAGGAACGAGAGGTTCACGCCTTTGAAGTTGAAATCGTTGTTCCAGCCGCCGTAAAGGTTGGCAATGCCCGAGCCCATGGGCGTAAGGTTGCCGCGCAGGGGCACCCCGTTGGCGCCCACTACGATGTTGCCGCTAGCGTCCCGCTTGTAGTCATAGGCCATAATCTGCGCGATGGGCAAGCCTTTCACGATAGAGATATTGGCGTTCAGCGGACGGTAAGTACCGGTTTGCAGCGGCGAGGGGTTTGCCGTCTGGTCGATATCCAGCACCTCGTTTTTCAGCTTGGTGAAGTTGAACGACGACGTCCAGGTAAAGGAGCCGCGCTTCAGCGGCACCACGGTCAGCAAGGCTTCCACCCCCGGTTGCGGGTCGAGCCTAGGTTTACCGAGCGGCTCTCGAAGCCCGAAGCAACCGAGAGGCCAGCACTTACAATCTCGCCGCTGGTCTGGCGGTCGAAGTACGCCACATCTACCCCAACGCGCCCGCCGAAGAACTTCAGCTCAGTGCCTACCTCAAACTCGCGCAGGCTAAAGGGCCGCAGGTTGGCATTGGGCAGCGTGGAGCTAAAATTGGCGCGCGGCGTGCCGTTGAGGGGGTTACCAATGTTGTAGTAAAAATTGGTCTGGTAGGGGTTAGCCGGCTCGCCGCTGGTTTTGGCATACGAGGCGCGCAGCTTGCCGTAGCTCAGGGCCGGCGAGTCCAGCAGGTCGGAGAAGACGAAGCTACCCGACACCGAAGGTGTAAAGATGCTGCGGTTGCCATCGGGCAGCGTCGAGAAGCGGTCGTAACGACCCGTTGTGCTCAAGGTCAAGAACTTGTAGCTGAAATCGGCAGTGTAGTAAACCGAAGGCGTTATCAGCTCCGTGAATTGATACTCCAGGTTGCGGTTGCGCAGGTTGGTAGGCGTGTATAGGTAGGGCACGATGAACTGCCCGCCATACAGGCGGCTGCTCTCGAAGCGGTTGTAGCGGTAGTTGCCCCCTAAACTGGCGCTGACGGTGAAATCTTGATTAAACTGCTTATTGAACGACAGCAAGGCATCGCTGTTCATCTCCATGCGGGTGCCCAGGGTGAGGTTGTCGAGGCCACCTTCGCCGGCCGACGAGTACAGCGTGCCGTAGGGCGTGACGTTAAAGCGCCGGTCGCTGGAGTAGTCGTAGCCCGTGCGCGCCATCAGGGACAGGTAATCGGTAAACGCGTACCGGCCTGATACCACGCCAATCAGGCGCTTGCGCGACAAGTTATTGATGTACTGGTTGACCACGAACCAGGGGTTGGTGGTGTAGCTATCCACGTTCCAAGCGGTTTCCAGGCCGTTTTTGTTGACGTCGTAGCCGGGCTGCAGCAGCGACTGGTCGATGTTGGGCGACAAGAACAGGATGTTGTTGGCATTCAGCGGGGCGTCGCTCAGCTGGGGTCGGTTCTTATCTTCTTGGTCAATGTAGTTAAGCGACAAGTTGAAGCTCAGCTTTTTGGTCAGGTCGTAGGCCGTGGTGAAAGTGGCCGTGCGGCGCGCTAGCCCGCTGTTGCGCAGGATAGACTTGTTGTCGAGGTTGGAGAGCGAGAGGCGGTAAGTACCTTTCTCGCCGCCGCCCGAAACCGACACGGTGTTCGTCCAGGAAGTACCCAGGCGGTAAAACTGGTGGAAGTTGTCACCCGCCAGCGAGTACGGATGGGTTTGCCCGTCGATGCCCACGGTCGGAGCGCCGTCCAGGCGCGGGCCCCAAGCCGTGTTGCCCGAAATGATAGCCGAGGCCTGGTCAGTCGGCCGCAGCCCCTGGCTGCCCTGCCCGTACTGGGTCTGGAAGTTACGGTTATCTACCGCGTGGTCAAACTGGTAGTTGGTGTTGTACTCGATGGTAGTTTTATTACGCAGGCCCGATTTGGTCGTTATCTGAATAACGCCGTTGGCCGCCCGTGCCCCGTAGAGGGCCGAAGCCGTCGAGCCCTTCAGCACCGTCATCGTTTCGATGTCGTCGGGGTTGATGTTGCTGATGCCATCGCCCAGGTCGGCGCCGCCCCACTCGCCCGAGCTGCCGCGCACCGTGTTATCCATGGGCACGCCGTTGATAACAATGAGTGGCTGCGACGTGCCCGAAAACGACGTTACGCCGCGGATGTTGAGGCGGGCCGCCGAGCCGGGGCCACCGCTGGTGCTGCCCACGTTCAGGCCGGCCACCCGGCCCTGCAGGGAGGTTGCCACGTTGGTTTCGCGGGCCACCGACAGGGCACCGCCGTCTACTTTGGTTACCGAATAGCCAATCTTCCGCTCGTCTTTCTTGATGCCGAGCGCCGTCACCACTACCTCACCAAGCTGCTTATTATCAGCAGCCATGATGATGTTGATGGACGAGCGGCCTTTCACGGCCACCGTCTGGCTCACGTAGCCCACATACGAAAATACCAGCGTAGCCTCGCTGGGCGCGGTGAGGGTATAGTTGCCATCCACATCTGAGGTGGTACCCTGGGTGGTGCCACTCACCACGATGCTCACCCCAATGAGCGGCTCGTTAGTGGCATTGGTAATCCGGCCCGAGATTTTGCTCGCCTGGGCATAGCTGTAGCCGTGGCTAAGCAGCAGGAGGAGCACAAGCAATTGTAGGAATTGTCTCATGGTGCATTGGGTAAGGTGACAAAAAAAATTGGGTTGGTTTGCGAAAGAGGTCGGTCTGCTTGCTCAGTTATGATGAACCTCGGCTAGCCTTGTCGGCCTTGCGCTGCCAGCAGCGGCTTGAGCAGGTAATAGGGCTCGTGGCAGTTGGTCGGGCGGGCGGCCGGTCAACTCCAAAAACACAAGCTAACTCACTGATTCAGTGATGCTAAAACCTTTTACTAAATTTGCAAATCGCATTTGCTTCTGGCTGCTAGCCAGAGTCATGCTTTTAGCCAAACCTAATGCGGTAATTGCTTGGCCTAAAAATAGTTGACTGCTGAGTATAAAGCAAGTAAATTGCTGTTACTGGCCGAAAATAATACCAGAGGCAGGCCAGGATGCTCACGGCAGCACCGACCGGGGCCGGTCGGCCAGGGCCACGCCCCAGGTGGGGCTGGGCCGGGGGCCCATTTCAAACACGAGCTGGCCGCCCTGCACAAGGTCTTGGTGGGTAATGTAGGATTTGGAGTAAGGCCGGCCATTGCGCATCACACGCTGAATGTACTTGTTGGTCAAGCTGTTATTCCTGGCTTCTATCGTCAGGGTTTTGCCGCCGGCTAGGGTAACAATAGCCTGGCTTACGGACGGGCTGCCAAACACATAGGCGCCGTTGGCCGGATTGAGCGGGTAGAAGCCCAGGGTCGAGAACACGTGCCATGCCGACATCTGCCCCACGTCTTCGTTGCCGATGATGCCGTCGGGCTTGGTGGTGTAGAAGCTCTCGGTGATGAAGCGAACTTTCTCAGCCGTTTTCCAGGGCTGGCCCGCGTAGCTGTAGAGGTAGGTGATGTGGTGACCCGGCTCGTTGCCGTGCGCATACATCCCGATGAGCCCCGAAATATCGGGCGAGGCCTCGGCACCCATATTGCCCTTCACCACAAACAGCGAGTCCAACTTCTGGCTAAAGCGCTTTTCGCCCCCGAGCAACGCCATCAGTCCTTCCACGTCTTGCGGCACCAGCCAGGTATACTGCCAGGCGTTGCCTTCCGTAAAGTCGCTTTTCATGTGCACCGACGAAAACGGGTTGAATGGTGTGCGCCACTCCGTTTGCGACACCCGGCCGCGCATGAAGCCGGCTTTTTTGTCGAAGTAGTTCTGGTAGTTTTTGGCCCGCTTGCTGAAGTAGGCGTAGTCGGCCGCTTTGCCCATCTTCTTGGCCATCTGAGCAATGCACCAGTCGTCCACGGCATATTCCAGACCTTTCGACACACTCTCTACCTCGCTATTGGCCGGAATGAAGCCGAGCGCTTTCACGTCTTTCAGGCCCGACTCATCGCGCATAGCAGTGGCTTTTACCGCCTCGAAAGCTAGGTTAGCATCAAAGCCCTTGTAGCCTTTGAGGTAGGCATCGGCTACTACCGGCACGGCGCTGTAGCCCACCATGCAGTTGGTTTCGTTGGCCATGAGGTGCCACACCGGCAGCTTGCCCTGCTGCTGGTAAATGGCTAGCATCGAGCTTATCATGTCATTCACGCGCTGCGGCTGCAACAGCGTGAACAGCGGGTGGGCCGCCCGGTAGGTATCCCAGAGCGAAAACGTGGTGAGATTCGTAAACTTGGCGCCGCGGTGCACTTGCTCATCGGTGCCCCAGTAGTCGCCGTTGTGGTCGTTGAAGACGGATGGCGCCACCATCGTGTGGTAGAGCGCGGTGTAAAACGTCTTTTTGCGGTCGTCGCTGGCTTGAATGCGCACTTTTTGCAGCTCCTGGTTCCAGGCGGCATCGGCGGCGGCGGCTACTTGCTCAAAGTTCCAGCCGGGAATTTCAGCCCGGATGTTGGCCTGCGCGTTAGCCGTGCTCACGGGCGAGATGCCCACTTTCAGCTTCACTTTCTCGCCGGCCAGGGTGGCAAACGTGACTATTCCCTTGAGGCGGTTGCCGGTGGCCGCCGAAGCGGTATTGCCCAGCGAGTCGGTCACCTGCACGCTGGCAAACTGCCGGATGGGCTTCGAAAAAATGGCCGCGAAGTAGAGCCGCTGCTTGGGCGCCCAGCCCTTGGAAAAGCGGTAGCCCACCAGGGTACTGTCGTTGAGTTTTTCGATGCGAGTATCGGTGGCCAGGTCCCAGCCAATGCCCTGCTGCAAGTCGATGACGAGGTGCGCAGCGTCGGACTTGGGGAAGGTGTACTGATGGAAGCCCACCCGGGGGCTAGCCGTGAGCTCGGCCTTGATGTCGTAGCGCTTGAGGCGCACGGCGTAGTAGCCGGGGCGGGCAGTTTCTTCCTTATGCGAAAACAGCGATACGAAGCCCTGCTCGGGGTTTTTGAGGGTGCCCTTGCGCACGCG
The genomic region above belongs to Hymenobacter sp. BRD128 and contains:
- a CDS encoding GH92 family glycosyl hydrolase — translated: MTRTIPSRAWPAAVMGAGLLALAVAARPPRTSASLPAPGAGLTHYVDPYIGTGFHGHVFLGANVPFGAVQLGPVNLSEGWDWCSGYHYSDSTIVGFSHTHLSGTGIGDLGDVAVMPTTGAVRVRKGTLKNPEQGFVSLFSHKEETARPGYYAVRLKRYDIKAELTASPRVGFHQYTFPKSDAAHLVIDLQQGIGWDLATDTRIEKLNDSTLVGYRFSKGWAPKQRLYFAAIFSKPIRQFASVQVTDSLGNTASAATGNRLKGIVTFATLAGEKVKLKVGISPVSTANAQANIRAEIPGWNFEQVAAAADAAWNQELQKVRIQASDDRKKTFYTALYHTMVAPSVFNDHNGDYWGTDEQVHRGAKFTNLTTFSLWDTYRAAHPLFTLLQPQRVNDMISSMLAIYQQQGKLPVWHLMANETNCMVGYSAVPVVADAYLKGYKGFDANLAFEAVKATAMRDESGLKDVKALGFIPANSEVESVSKGLEYAVDDWCIAQMAKKMGKAADYAYFSKRAKNYQNYFDKKAGFMRGRVSQTEWRTPFNPFSSVHMKSDFTEGNAWQYTWLVPQDVEGLMALLGGEKRFSQKLDSLFVVKGNMGAEASPDISGLIGMYAHGNEPGHHITYLYSYAGQPWKTAEKVRFITESFYTTKPDGIIGNEDVGQMSAWHVFSTLGFYPLNPANGAYVFGSPSVSQAIVTLAGGKTLTIEARNNSLTNKYIQRVMRNGRPYSKSYITHQDLVQGGQLVFEMGPRPSPTWGVALADRPRSVLP
- a CDS encoding SusD/RagB family nutrient-binding outer membrane lipoprotein — translated: MKKLIPFIALAALLGGSSCSEKYLDQINTNPNAASANNLDPNYLLTDGELTFANTGYGQLLYEAPAIQGLASTFNYYGNGDKYVNAGGFTGYQALIFSQGYTALSRLQQAISVANAQSATRYANVIAISNIMKVMIFQRITDTYGDVPYSQAVQAASGIVTPQYDKQQDIYPALLTQLDAAITSLNSTGAKATGDLLYGGDVTQWKKLGYSLMVRVAMRMTKVNPALAKTYTEKAAAAGTMTGTSDNAIVKTDISYGDTQNATTNALLTTDDFREVKWSKTIIDYLRNTSDPRLGAIAEIPQPGAGNNANQALPGDNTPSLQRGLPNGYDLTGGANDIRKRADYPGPTGSGSDQAPLGNYSRPRLQVYIQRNAPIYLLTYAETELLLAEAASRGWSVGADAATHYANGLRSALESLGQFSTNAAIPTATITAFVAANPLGAANPLQQINEQYWLETCTTFNFIEAWTNWRRSGYPVLTPVNYPGNVTNGTIPRRMIYPATEIGNNPAGYASGVASLNGGDLLTSRVWWDK
- a CDS encoding family 10 glycosylhydrolase — its product is MTNRRKFVQNSLLLGLAAPLLPAAAQAALPAASAPKAGWKHWVWTNPDQKDTEAQLAERYRKYYEAGVRGIFFEADSERHFRAAKAQKLEAHRWIWTMNRGEKTLLAAHPEWYAVSRKGESCATHPPYVDYYRWLCPSREEVKQYLEQDYAAALKKDYIDGIHLDYVRFCDVILPVNLWAKYGIVQTSELPEYDFCYCPVCKAAYTAEYGEDIDKVQYPEASPSWRAFRYQRVNEVVRRLTAVARQYRKPITAAVFPTPDIAHRNVKQDWVNWNVSGVCPMIYHGFYKENVTWIGQAVKEGVQALNGKFPLYAGLFPPDFKNDAELAQGIENALRNGAAGVSLFGEVSEAALAALKTASAKARA
- a CDS encoding SusC/RagA family TonB-linked outer membrane protein, coding for MLLLLLSHGYSYAQASKISGRITNATNEPLIGVSIVVSGTTQGTTSDVDGNYTLTAPSEATLVFSYVGYVSQTVAVKGRSSINIIMAADNKQLGEVVVTALGIKKDERKIGYSVTKVDGGALSVARETNVATSLQGRVAGLNVGSTSGGPGSAARLNIRGVTSFSGTSQPLIVINGVPMDNTVRGSSGEWGGADLGDGISNINPDDIETMTVLKGSTASALYGARAANGVIQITTKSGLRNKTTIEYNTNYQFDHAVDNRNFQTQYGQGSQGLRPTDQASAIISGNTAWGPRLDGAPTVGIDGQTHPYSLAGDNFHQFYRLGTSWTNTVSVSGGGEKGTYRLSLSNLDNKSILRNSGLARRTATFTTAYDLTKKLSFNLSLNYIDQEDKNRPQLSDAPLNANNILFLSPNIDQSLLQPGYDVNKNGLETAWNVDSYTTNPWFVVNQYINNLSRKRLIGVVSGRYAFTDYLSLMARTGYDYSSDRRFNVTPYGTLYSSAGEGGLDNLTLGTRMEMNSDALLSFNKQFNQDFTVSASLGGNYRYNRFESSRLYGGQFIVPYLYTPTNLRNRNLEYQFTELITPSVYYTADFSYKFLTLSTTGRYDRFSTLPDGNRSIFTPSVSGSFVFSDLLDSPALSYGKLRASYAKTSGEPANPYQTNFYYNIGNPLNGTPRANFSSTLPNANLRPFSLREFEVGTELKFFGGRVGVDVAYFDRQTSGEIVSAGLSVASGFESRSVNLGSTRNRGWKPC
- a CDS encoding carbohydrate-binding family 9-like protein → MKLPLTLFMSLGLGAALPLRAQTMPFQGLENLFTPPLGYVVQHTSQRLTMDGHLQESDWQRAPWTTDFVDIEGAKKPLPAFQTRVKMLWNDSTLFIAATLQEPQLWAYQTHHDDIIYKDNDFEVFIDPDNNAHQYFEVEVNALNKIFDLYLPKPYRDKGDALISWDVPGLRSGVALAGTLNQPRDQDQSWTVEMAVPLKAVRMGFPWQPPTEGTLWRINFSRVEWDTRAAGGKNVKVQDAAGKDLPEHNWVWSPQGVINMHYPERWGYLQFTRRAGTAWQLPAAELRKQYLWLVYYRQQQFRERTGHYAASLAELKLAPQAVVDKQVSQLALAATPYQFTATLTADGYAAIRINDEGLIETLKP